TGATCGCAACATAGCTGAGAATTGTACCAAGATTGTCGGTGCCAGTAGATAGAGATATTGGTGGAAAAGTTCCGATAATTACACCATTCTGACCCCCGCTTGGAACGTAGTCTGCTATCCAAGCATAACCTCCAAAAGTACCAAGGATCCCTACCATAATTCCTAAACCGATAAGAATACCAAAAGAGCCCAAAGCGGCGATTATCGAGCTTTTAGAGACTGCTCCTAAGAAAAAGACTATTGATAAATAGATAAGTGTGGCAATTAAAATTCCAAGAAGTAGAATGGGGGAGAATATTATGTATTCCTGGGGACCATAAATAAGATATGACAACGCTAAACCAATTACATTCAGGATCAAGTAGGCGATTGTTAACATAATAAGAGCTGCTATTATCTTAGCTAGATAGATCAGTGTTCTAGATACAGGCTTAGAGAATAGGATGTGGGCTCTGCCATGTTCAAATTCTTCGGATATTGAGTTCATTCCTACAGCTATTGCGAATAAAAATATGAAAATACCGGGAGGAGAGGATAGTGCCTTGTATGGATCTTCTTGTATAGCTTGACCAGTAGTATAAGAAAGAACGGCTGGAATTATGAAAGTTATTATTTGGATGAGTACGATGATCACCAATAATGCTTGGAACTTCCTTTTCCTCAAGTTCCAAATAAGCTCGTATTTTAAAAGGGCTCTAAACTTGCTCAAATTACTCGCCTTTATCTCGTTTTTCCTTAGATTTAATAAGCTCTAAAAATAGTTCTTCAAGACCTCTCTCATGTACTTTCATGCCTATGATAAGGCCTTTAGCATCCGAAATAGCCCTCGATACGTCAACCCTGAAATCACCAGTTGTTGAGCATTGAATTTCAGCCTTATTTCCTTCCCACTTTACATTCTCTACAAAGTTCAAGCTTTCCAATGCATTTTTTACACCATTCGTTACCTTATCTAGTTCTACAGTGATCCTAGATTCAGTAAGTTTTTCAAGTAGTTTTGTTATACCACCTTCTATCAATTTAGTCCCCTTGTGTATTACTGTAGTATGGGTGCAAGTCTGTTGAACTTCATGTAACAAATGAGAAGAAAGAAAGACAGTTCTCCCTTCAGACGATATTTTTTTTATTATCTCCCTGACCTCAACCATTCCAACAGGGTCAAGACCAATACTTGGCTCATCTAAAACTACAAGCTCAGGTTCTCCAATTAAGGCTTGTGCCAAGCCCAACCTTTGCTGCATCCCTTTGCTGTAGTGAGCGATTCTATCACCTCTCCTATCGCTCAATCCAACTAATTCTAACAACTTTTTTGCTGAATCTGACCTCTCTTTTTTTGGGATGCCGTATATCTCACCATATATCTCTAGAAGCTCTTGACCTTTAAGAAAAGGTGGGAGCTTTGGAAGTTCAGGCATATAGCCTATTCTTTTTCTTATTTCAGTTTTTTTTCCTCCACCTTCGAAGCCCAATACTCGAATAGAACCTGCATCTGGCCTTAAGAGTCCAAGAATAAGCTTAATAGTTGTAGTTTTACCCGCTCCATTTGGACCTAGGAAGCCATGGATTGTTCCACTTACTACCTTAAGATCTAAGTTGTTTAATGCTGAAATCCTTCCAAATGATTTGGATAGACCCATAGTCTCGATGGCGAAGTCGCTCATAATCATTCACTTCAACAGGGTTTATGTATTTAAGTTTAATAGTTGAACAATATTATATATAATAAAAAAATACACCATAATAGAGTTCCAAGAATTCATCTATAAATTTCCTCTCTTCTTTCTAAACTCTATCAATGCTATAAAAGCGAGAAGAGGAGTACAAAAAAGAAGTATCGTAAGCCACGAACTTAGATTCAAACTTGTTGTCTGGAAAATAACATTGAAAAAAGGTAGTTGTACTATTAAGATTTGGGCTAAAAGGGTAGCAATCACTGATATATATAATAATTTATTTTGTGATAGACTTGCTCCTAGATAACTTCTAAAGACATAAATTACTAAGATCTCAGCAAGTACTAAATATGTAAAAACCATACTCCTAGCGTAAATCGGACTTATAAGACGAGTACCTTCAAAGAGGTAGGCAGATGCAGGAACTACAATAAGTGCAATTGTACTCATTATAAGGACATCTCTTTTTGATATTATACCTTTTGATGGATCTATAGGAGGCCTTTTCATAACTTGATTAGAAGATCTATCA
This sequence is a window from Candidatus Methylarchaceae archaeon HK02M2. Protein-coding genes within it:
- a CDS encoding ABC transporter permease, translating into MSKFRALLKYELIWNLRKRKFQALLVIIVLIQIITFIIPAVLSYTTGQAIQEDPYKALSSPPGIFIFLFAIAVGMNSISEEFEHGRAHILFSKPVSRTLIYLAKIIAALIMLTIAYLILNVIGLALSYLIYGPQEYIIFSPILLLGILIATLIYLSIVFFLGAVSKSSIIAALGSFGILIGLGIMVGILGTFGGYAWIADYVPSGGQNGVIIGTFPPISLSTGTDNLGTILSYVAINPEAQVNVTYVVGIDITEIPPLIQYESQMISIMDITIRALMVTLAYTLPLLLISWFIFRRTEIKE
- a CDS encoding ABC transporter ATP-binding protein, which translates into the protein MSDFAIETMGLSKSFGRISALNNLDLKVVSGTIHGFLGPNGAGKTTTIKLILGLLRPDAGSIRVLGFEGGGKKTEIRKRIGYMPELPKLPPFLKGQELLEIYGEIYGIPKKERSDSAKKLLELVGLSDRRGDRIAHYSKGMQQRLGLAQALIGEPELVVLDEPSIGLDPVGMVEVREIIKKISSEGRTVFLSSHLLHEVQQTCTHTTVIHKGTKLIEGGITKLLEKLTESRITVELDKVTNGVKNALESLNFVENVKWEGNKAEIQCSTTGDFRVDVSRAISDAKGLIIGMKVHERGLEELFLELIKSKEKRDKGE